The DNA region GTCACAGACTTTCAAGGGCTGGAAGGAATCCTGGAGAGCAAGACATGGTCAGGAGAAGCTTCTAGCTCCATTCTCTCCCACTACTGACATCACTTAAGCCACACCAGAGGCCTATGGCTGTAAATGGGGGCATCTCACCCTGCTCTCCAAGGCCTAGGTTGCCTAGTCAGGTAACTTTGCTCTTCAGCCTTTTGAGTGCTATGGTAATAAAAAGGTAACAAACAGCCTCTGGGATCAAAACAGACTTGGAAATGATTTGATGTCTACACTCTTTTGTAATGTATATCAAAACAGCCCAATTGAGAGAGAAATGATCCAACTATACAGGCAAAAGTCACAGAAACTAAACTTGTATTCACTTGGCACTACAGCCAAGTCTTCATGAGCCACCAATGACCATGTGAGTTATTTGTCTAAGGAAGAAATGCCCCACTAGTAACCATCTTGCGCCAAACAAATTAAGAGCCCcaaacaataaaatagctcctACTATTTTAGGAGTCAACCATGaaagtaatggagcattatgCAATGCTTCAGGGGTGATGCTTGATTAGGGTAACAGCAGCACTACTTAGGTGGACCATGCTAAATATTCAATAGTTTTCCAAACTAATCCCCAGAAGTCACTCACTGGCACACAGGTCCCAAGCTGCCTTCCCATTTTAGATTGTGAGAGAGCTGCATCTTCTGCTGGCATTAAACTTGTGATGGTGCCATAGAcatatatttgaagagaatagAAATGTAGCTACCACAGCACAGTGTGCTGTGTGAATCCTGAGGATTTTACTGCTACAGTGTAGTCAGAAATAGAGAcgggaaaaataaatgaatcactgCCTTGCCAACAGGAAAAGCATTCCGGGTGCTTCTCATTTTCTCTGATTACAACTCTGCTAAGCTAAAACAAGAATGGGGCTAAAACTTAACTGCCTAAATTATCAAAACATATCGTCCTCAGGAATGAAGATGACTTTATGTAACAGAAATAACTCTCACGGAAGGTTTAACTCTTTCATTCTAGTACATATGGTACCTGACCTGTAAGCAACTAACACACAGGAAGAGCTGCTGATATGCCTGAAACTGGAGCCAGCACTCTATACCCTCAGACACTGTACTCCCTCCTACTACAATCCACTATGACTGAAGGAAGAAATAGCAGAAAGAGTATAAGGACAGGACTAGGGTGGCCATGCAACCCAACCAACCCATGATAGAGGGGAGGGAGTTCCTGGGATGCAGGACTTTCAGTGCTGAAGTTGGGATAGTCCCGGGCAAAGCAGGATGAGCTACCTAGTCACCCTAGACAgaagggaaatcaaaagacatGCAAGTCCAGTCCTGGCCCtacctctctttccttccttccctagcTGTTGTCTAAGTCCTTCCTCTCTCCAAGCTTTGGTTTCTTCACTTGCAAAACAGCATGTGTACCACTGGCTGCTCAGATCAAATCTGAAGATATTTTGTAAACCATAAAGACAAACACAAAGTAACAAAGTACTATTACCTTCCAACCAGAATGAGAAATGCCCAGGGCCCAAAACACTGGCATCCCTGGGCTTGGACAGGCTTGGCCCTCATAGTTATTATCTACATTACTTCAGCAGCTTTTGAAGTTAATTTAATCAAACTCCTGTGGCCTGGATAGCAAACATCTCTGTCTCAACAAAAAAAGCAGCATTCCCGAGTTCTAGTCCCAATCTGTGTGTAAACTGGGAATTGTATGAACCACAGTTCAAATTTTCAGCACAATCCAATATACCCAAAGATTAAGTCCCACAACCAAAATCCCATTCTAAGCCCACAGCAGTACTCACAGAAATGGAAGCAGTGGGATCCAACTGATATTTAGCTGCAATGCCAAAGCGAGTACAGTTGGTTCCTGATGTCCAAGCAAGGTTTACTGAAGTGTCAAGATCTTCACATACTTTCTGATAAATTGATCCTCCAAATTCTGTCCCATCATTGctataagatattttaaattagtcAACCTAGACTAGACAATGTAATAATGTCTAAGGCACAAGGCTGATACTGTAgcattacatttaaataaaagcCATTGCTTACATGGGTCTCTAGTGTTCCACTGAAAACTTTAGTTCTAAAAGGtcttttcggggcttccctggtggcgcagtggttaagaatccatctgccaatgcaagggacacgggttcgagccctggtccgggaagatcccacatgctgcggagcaaccaagcccatacgccacaactactgagcctgcgctctagagcccgcgcgcctagagcctgtgcgccacaacaggagaagccactgcgatgagaagctcacgcactgaAACgaggagcagcccccgctcaccgcaactagagaaagcccgcgcacagctacgaagacccaacacagccaaaaataaataaataaataaataaatatttaaaaaaatgtcatcaaaggTCTTTCCCAACTTATGTCCAAAAACAGGGATTGGTCAAATCAATCATGGCATATCTATCCAGCAGAATTATCATGCAGCCACTAACCATCACTAAGAATATATAATGCTATAGGAAAATGATCAAAATGTATTAAGGTGGGGGAGAAGGTTATAAAACAGCCTTTTtggtatgtattttatatacaaacatataaaaagatgaaaCATCAAAGCAATAACAATTAACAAAAATTATACGTGTAGATGGTGGGATTatgaaacatttttgttttcttctttgtacttctGTTATATACCAATGCATCATTTTTAtaagggaaaaaattatttttaagtcctTTCTACATATACATTTAACTTGGGTTATGTAAAAACTATACATTTTAGGTAATCCTATCAAATGAGCACCTCACACATCACAGACAATGAAGTCAAATGAATGCACACAGAGTTTGGCAATGtcttagcctttttttttggccataccatgcagcttgtggaatctgagttccctgacccgggactgaacctgggccacggcagtgaaagctccaaatcctaaccactagaccaccaaggAACTCCCGTCTTAGCCTCTTCTAAAAATCCAAAGCACATCAAGCCTCATGTGAAATGAACATTTACTCTCTCAGCACCAAAACTCAGACTAATGGTTTTTACTGTACACTTCTGAAGGGCATTCTAGAAATGCCCAAGGATGATCTTTTTATGTTAAGAGAACGCCTTTACATTGTACTTAGATTCACAGATGACAGGAGACATCAATACCACTTTGAGGTCCTACATCGTAATATCCCACAAAAGAAATACTCACACATTAGTGTGTAGCTGGAAGTCCCCAGTCCTGTAGCCCACTGCAAAGTTATTCCTTGTCAGCTTTGATTTGGCACTGTCAAAGGTCATCTGGTACCCAGCAAGCCAGCCTTCATAACCAAAGACTGCTGAACCGTGGATTGCAGGTCCAGCAAAATCAAAGTCAACATCACAACCAAGGTTTATACATTCCCTCTTGTAAGAAGACTTGATTTTACcacttttctttctggaaaaagaacaaactgtcTTAAAACTGATGTCAGTGGGAAAGATTTACAGACATAACTTCTGCACAGAGGGCACAAAACAGATTTAAATGAACCTCACTGTAACTGGGGAGTACAGGCACACTTCGTTCTTTTACTGCAGTTCACTTTACTGTgtttccctcccccccaccacctgTTTGTAGCAGGATTTGTAGCAACTGAGGGTTTGCAGCAATCCTGCATTAAGCAAATCTGTTTGGGtgtttttttccaacagcatttgttcactttgtgTTGCCgttgtcacattttggtaattctcacaatatttcaaactttattactattattatatttgttacagtgatctgtggTCACTGATCTTCTGATGTTACTACTACGACTTGGCGAAGGCTCAGATGATTGTTggcattttttagaaataaagtatttttaaattaaggtatgtacattgtttttttccccaacataatgctactgcacacttaacagacaacagtatagtgtaaacgtaacttttatatgcactgggaaaccaaaaaatctgTATGACTCGCTTTTttacaatattcactttattgcagtggtttggaaccaaacctgcaatatctccaaggtatgcctgtataagaGGTAGCAAGATAATCataagaggtaaaaaaaaaaaaggctcaatgAACTAAAAGACAGGCACAAGGGGCGACtggaccaccaccaccaccataggAAGACTGCTTTGCAGAACTGGTTATCAGTCACAAAAGCCTATAAAAAACATGTTAGGTACCCAAGTTAGTGTCACAATAAGAGGCAAATATCTGAAGGCAAGCCAACAACCACACTGCTCATGCTCCAAAGGCAGAAACAGAAATTCACCACCACAAGGCAGCTGAATGTGCAcctttcttaaatataccaaagaagaatgcttttaaatttaaagCAGATAAAAATGTCCATGCTTACCCCGTGTTTGGTGAAAAGGTGGTATCAAATGTCAGCTTCAAACCTTGACAAATCTGttttgagagaaaaagaatttgttttcagctttatttcttttttgaaatacaaaaataaaataattaatactaAAGCACATTTTCAGACGTTACCTGGTCTTCAATAGCGATTTCTGTTCCCAGAGTATTATCAGTGTTCCACTTTTCTGTGAAAGTCAGACCATACTCACACCATTTATATTTGGTCTCCAAGGTCCCGGTAACTTTACCAGTGTCTGTATTAGATGAACCAGATGTTGAGAATTCCTAACAAGACAAGACAAACTTCAGGAACTTTCTCATAAGCCTAGAAGAATCCACTTcctaatttacacacacacacacacacacacacacacacacacacacataaaaacccACTGAAACATAATAATTTCACTAATCCTCTTTTTTCTAGCTTCCCAAACACTCCTACCCTCTGCTACTGAGTATATACAAGAGTGACAAATTAGCCTGTAAGTTACTGACTACATCTTACTACTGCTGACATTTCCAACCAATGGATCAAAAGTTACTTGTATCTGATTCTCAAGTGAACAACAAACTATACAGCTTTTAAGGAAACTTCTGCTAAGGTGATTTTATTTGGGATTCAACAAAAATCAGTGGGGATGGATGGATGTTTTAGTACTGCTTCCAATCTGCCTGATATTGAATGAAACACTAAATAGGTCAGTATGGCTAATCACAGACACCCTTCATTAAAATCTGAGTTTATACACAATTTACTATGAAATGGTTCCTGAAAATCCTTAAAAGGAAAGCACCCCACTGTAAGAATCTATGCCACaaacaaaagattttttaaaaaaactctttggTAACCTCAATATTCTGTTTCTGACATAAAGAGTCTTCATCAGGTTTAATGCCTTTCCAACCATCTTTacattctcattaaaaaaaaaaaaaaacagggggaGGGAAATTATAGGAGATTTACTCTATAACTGGTTTATATCATGCATAATATAAACTATACTCTGTACAACAGATGATATTAGTAGAAAAAACAACCTATGCAGTGATCAATTTGAAGTGCACTATATAATCTTATGTTTGTAGCAAATATAAATAACTTGCCAATCCCTAACTACACACCAACTAAAAAGGAAGGCATAATATGGAGAgggcttatctgaaattcaaaatcTGCTACAGATAATCCAGAAATCTAACCTTTCAGAGCTTAGTATACAGGCAAGCAACTGAAATCTTCcaagataaaatgttaaaaatgcccTTTGAGGGTTCTGATCTGACTGCTAATGATGGTTATACTCTTAAGGCCATTGGAAAGCCAAGTTTAAAGATGGCTGATCTGAACTAATAAAGAAAAGCCTTCGACCTGAAATTGTGATACCTGCAGAATCAGGAAATACCAACAACTCTATCAAAAGGAGAAAAGACCAAATCATCCTTCACTTAGAAAACAGAGCATTTGTGTAACTATTGCTCTGCCGTGAAACAGACTCAATTCTTTAGGTCTTACATACAATCTCCTGAAATTAGATGCTTTCAGTAACAGAAATTTCAAGTCAAAGCTTGGCACTCAATGCCCATACTAAAAAGCACCAAATTGTGTTAGGGAAGAACACTGACTGGATATGAAATTAGGAGTCCTGACATCCAGTTCTGGCTGGCATTTACTAAATGAGTAACACTGAGGAAGACACTTCTCTAGGTCTCAGTTACCTCAACTGTAATAACAAAACCTACTTCTCGAGGATTAACTTGGACTGAGACTTTGAAAGCTTTGCACATTTTCACATGCTCTACACAACAGGAATGCAttattaaaacaatataaatatatatggagcCACGTTCTAACAGATACTTGAAATGCAAATGTGTATGAGTAGCTATTTTTAGTCCTGAGTGACAATGATTAATGATTCTTGAGGTCCCACCCACTGCCACCCATCAGCCCACAGACGGAGCCAGCTTATATACATGCCAAGTACATGCCAAGGAGTCCTCAAGACACAAAACCAAGAAGATCACAGTGTGATCTGGGACCAGAATTGGGTCAGATGACAGCACTGGTGGAGCTTATACTCTCCCTTTCACTCCTCACCGAGACATTTAGGCTTCTACCTTCTGCCGTGGCCCAGACATCTTTGCAGTTCAGGTGAGAAATGGGACTATTTGGGGCCAGGTACATATTACAAGATCAGTACCACGTTTCTGAATTACATACATTAAATGTAAGTTAAAACATACTATATCTAATCAAGCTCTTATATATCCTTCATGTTCTTAAGCTTAACTTCATAAAATTCCTATCCACAATAAGCCTTTCCTTTCCAACAAAGATTTTGATTTATCAAACAATCTAGTACTAGATATACTGCTCTGACTGTTCCCcactttaaagtttattttgtctctcCAGCCAGCAAGCAAGCTTTTTAAACACAAGAATTGAGTCTTCTACTTTTTTTAGAAGGCCTTTTGTGTTTCAGCAAATACACAGCAAGTGGTTTATAAGGGGCAATAGGTTAAGAGAGGGAACACAAAACAAACACTAAGTCACTGCTCTGTAACCTGTTACCTTGAGCAAGTAAGTCACTCAACCACACTAAATACTCAgaccaaagaaaccaaaaaaacagaTGCGACcaatataaaaccccagaaatCCAAGTCTAGGCATTGAGAAACTACAAAATGATTAAGTTAAATAAATACCAGGTATATGCACTAAGGGAGTTAACAACTGTAGGAAGAATTTATCAAAATAACCAATAATATTCAATATGCACACTATATCCATCCCCAAAACAATCCCcaaacaaaaaattttagaagaaaaaaattacacaaaattaatttttactttactcTCTTTGAGGGAGTTTGTTAGGCAGGATCAAGACATCCAAATATCAAAATAGTAACCTCTTTAAAAATACTCAAATTTAGGACTCTCTAAATTCACAAAATACAAGTGGAAATCTTCCCCAAGGTGGGCTGCTAGAATATGACCATTACATAAACGATTAGTAAACTCAAATTAAGAGTTACTGAATATTTTTATGCCCAGAACTCTTAATGTTTTTCACAGGCATTAAAAGAAGGGGTTACAAAAAAGCATAACAGGTTCCCTGCCTTTAAGCTTGCAACCTTACTGAGTAAACAGAATCCCACATGACCAGTGTCCTTCCTGAGTTCCTTGTGCATACAAAGTAATATGGCAAAAGACCACATGAAAATCAGAAATCATATCCAAAgccaaaataaatcaagataaaatTCCCTTAAAACGAAATTATCTTTTGCCCCTTCTTTAAGATAAAATGGGTAGACATCTTTCAGTTATGACTATTTTATGGGTTGAAAAATTGTATAAAGGCTCGTCAGAACTTATCAAACACCTAACACTCACCACGCCACTGCATGACTTTGTTTTCACATCCAGTTTCACCAACCCAAAACCTTCAAGTAGAgagcaaaaaagaacaaaatgatctTTTTGTATAAAGGATGCATACCAATAGCTgactctacatttaaaaaaacaaaacccagaaagatTTCACATATTCAGAGGGGGATAAAAATGTgtgttgatatacaatatttaaatgaaaacaatttaaattattCTATGTAAACTAACATGTAAAGGACAGAACATCTCTATGAAGCTTTCCTAGTATGTTGGTGTGTATTTGGCACCCATCCTCAAAAACAGCTTCCAAATCATCTTATCAAAGCATTTATTAAAACATGCTTTTCAAAcctaaacatcagatcagaaaatCAATTCAACTTAAATATCAAAATAGTCAATAGTTTTTTATGATACAGGCATTTAGAACATTTATCCCAAAGGCATACCTCGCTTTGGAATTAATAATTTGAACAACTGGGGAAATAACCTaaaggatagggagggtggggtgtggaacaaaatctttaacaaaacccaaatttattTGCAGAAACCCATAACCCTTTATGAGTCACCaccataaaagcaaaaaacagtaAAACATCGTAATTCTAGTCAACCAAGGCCTAAactatatccaaaggaaatgaaagcacaattgttttttttcttaaaggtaaATTCCCTGAACTGAAGTatgaaaaaaaggaggaaattgggatggagggaggaaatgTGGGATGGAGGGAAATGTGGATTGTTACAGTACTCTTTTAACAGAAATGTTACCTTAAATGTAGCTAATAGAAGACTTAGTGCAGCAAGATATTTACAATCTGAAGAAATTACTAATTCACTAAGCAATCCAAACACACATTTTCGCTTCAgatctaaaatttttaaacagttcTTACCAAATCCTTTGTTGAATATATCTCTGGCAGCTTTGCCAAGGTCAGCATATGATGGAGGAatacacattgctggtgggaagaaACATTCCAGTGTTAACTTCCCTGTTCTCCCAGTCTGTCCAAGAACTAGCTTATGACCCACTGCTACCTTTAAATCCAAGCAGTCCAACTTGGTTTTGATACCACTAGAAGCTACAGTAA from Mesoplodon densirostris isolate mMesDen1 chromosome 1, mMesDen1 primary haplotype, whole genome shotgun sequence includes:
- the VDAC2 gene encoding voltage-dependent anion-selective channel protein 2 — translated: MATYGQTSPRPMCIPPSYADLGKAARDIFNKGFGFGLVKLDVKTKSCSGVEFSTSGSSNTDTGKVTGTLETKYKWCEYGLTFTEKWNTDNTLGTEIAIEDQICQGLKLTFDTTFSPNTGKKSGKIKSSYKRECINLGCDVDFDFAGPAIHGSAVFGYEGWLAGYQMTFDSAKSKLTRNNFAVGYRTGDFQLHTNVNDGTEFGGSIYQKVCEDLDTSVNLAWTSGTNCTRFGIAAKYQLDPTASISAKVNNSSLIGVGYTQTLRPGVKLTLSALVDGKSINAGGHKLGLALELEA